Proteins from a single region of Mumia flava:
- a CDS encoding SCO4848 family membrane protein, which translates to MISRGAAWFLVVAGVFNVVIWPRFGVAIWNDERAWTGAVGDSSPTSFLWVHVVLIGAAVAIALGVLWVAFTALRSRRGARSDH; encoded by the coding sequence GTGATCTCTCGAGGCGCGGCGTGGTTCCTGGTGGTCGCCGGGGTGTTCAACGTGGTGATCTGGCCGCGGTTCGGGGTGGCGATCTGGAACGACGAGCGGGCGTGGACCGGCGCGGTCGGCGACAGCTCGCCGACGTCGTTCCTGTGGGTGCACGTGGTCCTGATCGGCGCAGCGGTCGCGATCGCGCTCGGTGTGCTCTGGGTGGCGTTCACGGCGTTGCGCTCCCGTCGGGGCGCGCGCTCGGATCACTGA
- a CDS encoding PadR family transcriptional regulator, which yields MALEHAILVSLAERTASGYDLTRRFDKSIGYFWRASHQQIYKVLGRMEADGLVSSKAVPQQGRPDKKIYAITEDGRATLLAWSREPTSMEPLRSAFAVKVRGLPYGDRDAVLADVRRRREQHLATLAFYREDEAHTFGDPAALDSAQTAQYAVLRGGILLEEAGLAWCEEILALLSDPSARPDGSATP from the coding sequence ATGGCCTTGGAGCACGCGATCCTCGTCTCGCTCGCCGAGCGCACGGCGAGCGGGTACGACCTGACGCGCCGCTTCGACAAGTCGATCGGCTACTTCTGGCGGGCGAGCCACCAGCAGATCTACAAGGTGCTCGGCCGGATGGAGGCCGACGGCCTCGTCTCGTCGAAGGCGGTCCCCCAGCAGGGGCGCCCGGACAAGAAGATCTACGCGATCACCGAGGACGGCCGCGCGACGCTGCTCGCCTGGTCACGGGAGCCCACGAGCATGGAGCCGCTGCGCAGCGCGTTCGCGGTCAAGGTGCGCGGCCTCCCGTACGGCGACCGCGACGCGGTGCTCGCCGACGTCCGCCGGCGCCGTGAGCAGCACCTCGCCACACTCGCGTTCTACCGCGAGGACGAGGCCCACACCTTCGGCGACCCGGCGGCGCTCGACTCGGCACAGACCGCGCAGTACGCGGTGCTGCGCGGCGGCATCCTCCTGGAGGAGGCCGGACTCGCGTGGTGCGAGGAGATCCTCGCGCTGCTCAGTGATCCGAGCGCGCGCCCCGACGGGAGCGCAACGCCGTGA
- a CDS encoding PadR family transcriptional regulator: MDETEPFQTHLQELRRGTVVLACLRLLREPGYGYGLLEALRGRGFDTDANTLYPLLRRLEKQGHLVSEWNTDEARPRKFYRTSPEGSGLASAMTEDFEAIARAIAALPEEN; encoded by the coding sequence ATGGACGAGACCGAGCCGTTCCAGACCCACCTGCAGGAGCTGCGCCGCGGCACCGTCGTGCTGGCGTGCCTGCGGCTGCTGCGGGAGCCGGGCTACGGCTACGGGCTGCTCGAGGCCCTGCGGGGCCGCGGGTTCGACACCGATGCGAACACGCTGTATCCCCTGCTCCGCCGCCTCGAGAAGCAAGGGCACCTGGTCAGCGAGTGGAACACCGACGAGGCGAGGCCGCGCAAGTTCTACCGCACGAGCCCCGAGGGTTCCGGGCTCGCATCCGCCATGACCGAAGACTTCGAGGCGATCGCCCGTGCGATCGCCGCACTCCCGGAGGAGAACTGA
- a CDS encoding permease prefix domain 1-containing protein codes for MTSLIDRYVGAVIVAVPEKQRADVAAELRGSIADQVDARSGETASTEEAERAVLTEFGDPVVLAAAYTGRQLYLIGPRYYVAWWRLLTTLLWIVPACVAGVVALGEILSGASAGEVAASTWGVALSVVAHVAFWTTLVFAVLDRTTNPADAGIEPWNPEKLPERQGGRGRGDLIASVVMSALFVGALLWDGLHGIARVDGAGYDGEWMHVLDPGLWPGWILALIALQLLEVAVAVAAYARRGWSPRLAAANALLAAAFVVGTVWLIVRDELINPELITALTELGGENLDVVVPAVIGFSVVAIATWDAVDGIVKARRTRLETLAGAG; via the coding sequence ATGACGAGCCTGATCGATCGCTATGTCGGCGCCGTGATCGTCGCGGTGCCCGAGAAGCAGCGTGCCGACGTGGCCGCCGAGCTCCGTGGGTCCATCGCCGACCAGGTCGACGCACGGAGCGGCGAGACCGCGAGCACCGAGGAGGCCGAGCGGGCGGTGCTGACCGAGTTCGGTGATCCCGTCGTCCTCGCAGCCGCGTACACCGGCCGCCAGCTGTACCTGATCGGGCCCCGCTACTACGTGGCCTGGTGGCGGCTGCTCACGACGCTCCTGTGGATCGTCCCCGCGTGCGTCGCCGGCGTGGTGGCGCTGGGAGAGATCCTGAGCGGGGCGAGCGCGGGCGAGGTCGCCGCCAGCACGTGGGGCGTCGCCCTGAGCGTGGTGGCGCACGTGGCGTTCTGGACCACGCTGGTCTTCGCGGTCCTCGACCGCACCACCAACCCCGCCGACGCCGGGATCGAGCCGTGGAACCCGGAGAAGCTCCCGGAGCGTCAGGGCGGACGTGGTCGTGGGGACCTGATCGCCTCCGTCGTCATGTCAGCGCTGTTCGTCGGCGCGCTCCTGTGGGACGGGCTCCACGGCATCGCCCGCGTCGACGGCGCAGGGTACGACGGCGAGTGGATGCACGTCCTCGACCCCGGCCTGTGGCCGGGATGGATCCTTGCGCTGATCGCGCTGCAGCTGCTCGAGGTGGCCGTCGCGGTCGCGGCCTACGCGCGACGCGGCTGGAGTCCGCGGCTCGCCGCGGCGAACGCCCTCCTCGCTGCCGCCTTCGTCGTGGGGACCGTCTGGTTGATCGTGCGGGATGAGCTCATCAACCCCGAGCTGATCACCGCGCTCACGGAGCTCGGCGGCGAGAACCTCGACGTGGTCGTCCCCGCGGTCATCGGCTTCTCGGTCGTCGCGATCGCGACCTGGGACGCGGTCGACGGGATCGTCAAGGCACGTCGCACACGGCTGGAGACGCTCGCTGGAGCCGGCTGA
- a CDS encoding YdeI/OmpD-associated family protein, with translation MKPADAPHLRIESIAQWRAWLAEHHADADPGVWLEWRRRTSHPEALDYDEVAMEALSFGWIDGHAKSIDTEWSMLWVTRRRRDSWWSRLSKERVARAESEGRMTDAGRAVIEAAKADGSWSRGDAVEALVVPDDLAAALAEHPGAREAYDGFAPSTRKQILQWIVVAKRDETRARRVEETARLAAEGRPAQ, from the coding sequence ATGAAGCCGGCCGACGCACCTCACCTGCGGATCGAGTCCATCGCCCAGTGGCGGGCCTGGCTCGCGGAGCATCATGCGGACGCCGATCCAGGCGTCTGGCTGGAGTGGCGCCGTCGCACGAGCCATCCCGAGGCACTCGACTACGACGAGGTCGCCATGGAGGCGCTGTCGTTCGGGTGGATCGACGGTCACGCCAAGAGCATCGACACGGAGTGGTCGATGCTGTGGGTAACACGGCGCCGCCGCGACAGCTGGTGGTCACGACTGAGCAAGGAGCGCGTGGCGCGCGCCGAGTCCGAAGGGCGGATGACCGACGCCGGCCGTGCCGTGATCGAGGCCGCCAAGGCGGACGGATCGTGGTCACGGGGCGACGCGGTCGAGGCGTTGGTCGTCCCGGACGATCTCGCCGCAGCCCTGGCGGAGCACCCCGGGGCGCGCGAGGCCTACGACGGCTTCGCACCCAGCACACGCAAGCAGATCCTGCAGTGGATCGTCGTGGCGAAGCGGGACGAGACCCGGGCCCGGCGGGTGGAAGAGACGGCGAGGCTCGCAGCGGAGGGGAGGCCGGCGCAGTAG